In Rosa chinensis cultivar Old Blush chromosome 1, RchiOBHm-V2, whole genome shotgun sequence, a genomic segment contains:
- the LOC112192090 gene encoding phenylacetaldehyde reductase isoform X1, with protein MSGARKVAVCVTGASGYIASWLVKLLLGRGYIVKATVRDPNDPKKTEHLLSLDGAKERLHLFKADLLDEGSFDPVVDGCDGVFHTASPVLFSSISDPQAELIDPAVKGTLNVLKSCKKFPTVKRVVLTSSMASVMMNGKPLTPDVVVDETWYSDPLIAEKHKLWYLLSKTLAEEAAWNFAEGNGIDLVSINPGFVIGPLLQPTINLTVEMIQNLITGRAVPLSNYRLIDVRDVLEILEIIQQLYPTLHIPERCEDDNPLLLPSDPQFQVSKEQAKGLGIGFYPFEATLKDTIESLKEKGFLNI; from the exons ATGAGTGGAGCAAGGAAAGTTGCTGTGTGTGTAACTGGAGCGTCTGGTTATATTGCATCATGGCTGGTCAAGCTTTTGTTAGGACGAGGTTATATTGTCAAAGCCACTGTCCGGGACCCAA ACGATCCGAAGAAAACAGAACACTTGCTTTCACTCGATGGAGCAAAAGAAaggcttcatttgttcaaagcagATTTGCTAGATGAAGGATCTTTTGACCCTGTGGTTGATGGATGTGACGGTGTTTTCCATACAGCATCTCCAGTACTATTTTCATCGATCAGTGACCCACAG GCAGAACTAATTGACCCTGCTGTGAAGGGAACACTAAATGTTCTGAAATCATGCAAAAAATTTCCAACCGTCAAGCGAGTGGTTTTGACATCTTCTATGGCTTCAGTAATGATGAATGGAAAACCTCTGACCCCTGATGTTGTGGTGGATGAAACATGGTATTCAGATCCACTTATTGCTGAGAAGCACAAG CTATGGTATCTTCTTTCAAAGACTTTAGCTGAGGAGGCTGCTTGGAATTTTGCTGAAGGAAATGGGATTGACTTGGTTTCAATAAATCCGGGGTTTGTGATAGGACCACTCTTACAGCCGACAATTAATTTGACCGTGGAGATGATTCAGAATCTCATAACTG GCAGGGCAGTGCCCCTTTCAAATTACAGATTGATTGATGTTAGAGATGTTCTAGAGATTCTAGAGATTATACAACAACTTTATCCCACTTTGCACATTCCTGAAAG GTGTGAGGATGACAATCCTCTTTTGCTTCCTTCTGACCCACAGTTTCAAGTATCCAAGGAGCAGGCAAAAGGTCTGGGAATTGGTTTTTATCCATTTGAAGCAACTCTGAAGGACACTATTGAAAGCCTGAAGGAGAAGGGCTTTCTCAACATATGA
- the LOC112192090 gene encoding phenylacetaldehyde reductase isoform X2: protein MSGARKVAVCVTGASGYIASWLVKLLLGRGYIVKATVRDPNDPKKTEHLLSLDGAKERLHLFKADLLDEGSFDPVVDGCDGVFHTASPVLFSSISDPQAELIDPAVKGTLNVLKSCKKFPTVKRVVLTSSMASVMMNGKPLTPDVVVDETWYSDPLIAEKHKLWYLLSKTLAEEAAWNFAEGNGIDLVSINPGFVIGPLLQPTINLTVEMIQNLITGVRMTILFCFLLTHSFKYPRSRQKVWELVFIHLKQL, encoded by the exons ATGAGTGGAGCAAGGAAAGTTGCTGTGTGTGTAACTGGAGCGTCTGGTTATATTGCATCATGGCTGGTCAAGCTTTTGTTAGGACGAGGTTATATTGTCAAAGCCACTGTCCGGGACCCAA ACGATCCGAAGAAAACAGAACACTTGCTTTCACTCGATGGAGCAAAAGAAaggcttcatttgttcaaagcagATTTGCTAGATGAAGGATCTTTTGACCCTGTGGTTGATGGATGTGACGGTGTTTTCCATACAGCATCTCCAGTACTATTTTCATCGATCAGTGACCCACAG GCAGAACTAATTGACCCTGCTGTGAAGGGAACACTAAATGTTCTGAAATCATGCAAAAAATTTCCAACCGTCAAGCGAGTGGTTTTGACATCTTCTATGGCTTCAGTAATGATGAATGGAAAACCTCTGACCCCTGATGTTGTGGTGGATGAAACATGGTATTCAGATCCACTTATTGCTGAGAAGCACAAG CTATGGTATCTTCTTTCAAAGACTTTAGCTGAGGAGGCTGCTTGGAATTTTGCTGAAGGAAATGGGATTGACTTGGTTTCAATAAATCCGGGGTTTGTGATAGGACCACTCTTACAGCCGACAATTAATTTGACCGTGGAGATGATTCAGAATCTCATAACTG GTGTGAGGATGACAATCCTCTTTTGCTTCCTTCTGACCCACAGTTTCAAGTATCCAAGGAGCAGGCAAAAGGTCTGGGAATTGGTTTTTATCCATTTGAAGCAACTCTGA